A portion of the Pseudomonas sp. PSE14 genome contains these proteins:
- a CDS encoding MdtB/MuxB family multidrug efflux RND transporter permease subunit, whose product MNPSRLFILRPVATTLLMVAILLSGIIAYRFLPISALPEVDYPTIQVVTLYPGASPDIMTSSVTAPLENQLGQIPGLNEMSSTSSGGASVITLQFSLQVNLDVAEQEVQAAINTAQSLLPKDLPNQPVYSKVNPADAPILTLAVMSTDMPLPQIQDLVDTRLAQKISQISGVGLVSISGGQRPAVRIRANPAALASAGLSLQDLQTTVTNNNLNGPKGSFDGPTRSSTLDANDQLKSADAYRDLIIAYKNGSPLRVRDVASVEDDAENVRLAAWANTSPAVVLNIQRQPGANVIEVVDSIKKMLPQLQATLPGSLEVTVLTDRTTTIRASVADVQFELLLAVCLVVMVTFLFLRNISATLIPSFAVPLSLIGTFGVMYLAGFSINNLTLMALTIATGFVVDDAIVMVENIARYLEQGDPPLEAALKGSKQIGFTIISLTFSLIAVLIPLLFMGDVAGRLFREFAITLAVAILISGFVSLTLTPMLSAKLLRHVEPEKEGRFARAAGRFIEHMIERYAAALRVVLRHQGLTLLVAVGTLAFTALLYVVMPKGFFPVQDTGVIQGIAEAPQSISFQAMAGRQQDLAKVVLQDPAVESLSSFIGVDGSNATLNTGRLLINLKPHAERDVTASEVIQRLQPELDKVPGIRLYLQPVQDLTIEDRVARTQYQFTLQDADPEVLAEWVPKLVDRLEQLPELADVASDWQDKGLQAYINIDRDTASRLGVSLSSIDSVLYNAFGQRLISTIFTQATQYRVVLEVAPQFQIGPQSLDNLYVPASDGTQVRLSSLAKVEERHTLLAVNHIAQFPAATISFNLAKGVALGEAVQAIRDVEAQMELPVSLQGSFRGAAQAFESSLSNTLLLVLASIVTMYIVLGILYESFIHPVTILSTLPSAGVGALLALMLAGQDIGIVAIIGIILLIGIVKKNAIMMIDFALDAERNEGKPPHEAIYQACLLRFRPILMTTMAALLGALPLMLAGGAGAELRQPLGVTMVGGLLLSQLLTLFTTPVIYLYFDRLAARWADWRGRHGLDVNSIDPAERG is encoded by the coding sequence ATGAACCCGTCCCGCCTGTTCATCCTGCGGCCGGTCGCCACCACGCTGTTGATGGTGGCGATCCTGCTGTCGGGGATCATCGCCTACCGCTTCCTGCCGATCTCGGCGCTGCCGGAGGTGGACTACCCGACCATCCAGGTGGTGACCCTTTACCCCGGCGCCAGCCCGGACATCATGACCTCCTCGGTCACCGCGCCGCTGGAGAACCAGCTGGGGCAGATTCCCGGCCTCAACGAGATGTCTTCCACCAGCTCCGGCGGGGCTTCGGTGATCACCCTGCAATTCAGCCTGCAGGTGAACCTGGACGTGGCCGAGCAGGAGGTGCAGGCGGCGATCAACACCGCGCAGAGCCTGCTGCCCAAGGACCTGCCGAACCAGCCGGTGTACAGCAAGGTGAACCCGGCGGATGCGCCGATCCTGACCCTGGCTGTGATGTCCACGGACATGCCGCTGCCGCAGATCCAGGACCTGGTGGACACCCGTCTTGCGCAGAAGATTTCGCAGATTTCCGGCGTCGGCCTGGTCAGCATCAGCGGCGGTCAGCGTCCGGCCGTGCGCATCCGCGCCAACCCCGCGGCCCTGGCGTCGGCCGGCCTGAGCCTGCAGGACCTGCAGACCACCGTCACCAACAACAACCTCAACGGCCCCAAGGGCAGCTTCGACGGCCCGACCCGTTCCTCTACCCTGGACGCCAACGACCAGCTCAAGTCCGCCGACGCCTACCGCGACCTGATCATCGCCTACAAGAACGGCTCGCCGCTGCGCGTGCGTGACGTGGCGAGCGTAGAGGACGATGCCGAGAACGTGCGCCTGGCCGCCTGGGCCAATACCTCGCCGGCGGTGGTGCTGAACATCCAGCGCCAGCCGGGGGCCAACGTCATCGAGGTGGTGGACAGCATCAAGAAGATGCTCCCGCAACTGCAGGCGACCCTGCCGGGCAGCCTCGAAGTGACGGTGCTCACCGACCGCACCACGACCATCCGCGCCTCGGTGGCGGACGTGCAGTTCGAACTGCTGCTCGCCGTCTGCCTGGTGGTGATGGTCACCTTCCTGTTCCTGCGCAACATTTCCGCGACGCTGATCCCCAGCTTCGCCGTACCGCTGTCGCTGATCGGCACCTTCGGCGTGATGTACCTGGCCGGTTTCTCGATCAACAACCTGACGCTGATGGCGCTGACCATCGCAACCGGTTTCGTGGTGGACGACGCCATCGTCATGGTGGAGAACATCGCGCGCTACCTGGAGCAGGGCGACCCGCCGCTGGAGGCTGCGCTCAAGGGCTCGAAACAGATCGGCTTCACCATCATCTCGCTGACCTTCTCGCTGATCGCCGTGCTGATCCCGCTGCTGTTCATGGGCGACGTGGCGGGGCGACTGTTCCGCGAGTTCGCCATCACCCTGGCGGTGGCCATCCTGATTTCCGGCTTCGTTTCCCTGACCCTGACACCGATGCTCAGCGCCAAGCTGCTGCGCCACGTCGAGCCGGAGAAGGAAGGGCGTTTCGCCCGCGCCGCCGGGCGCTTCATCGAGCACATGATCGAGCGCTACGCGGCCGCCCTGCGCGTGGTCCTGCGCCATCAGGGACTGACCCTGCTGGTGGCCGTCGGCACCCTGGCGTTCACCGCGCTGCTCTATGTGGTCATGCCCAAGGGCTTCTTCCCGGTACAGGACACCGGGGTGATCCAGGGCATCGCCGAGGCGCCGCAGTCGATTTCCTTCCAGGCCATGGCGGGCCGCCAGCAGGACCTGGCCAAGGTGGTGCTGCAGGACCCGGCCGTGGAAAGCCTGTCGTCCTTCATCGGTGTCGACGGCAGCAACGCCACCCTCAATACCGGGCGCCTGCTGATCAACCTCAAGCCTCATGCCGAGCGTGACGTCACCGCCAGCGAAGTGATCCAGCGTCTGCAGCCGGAGCTGGACAAGGTCCCCGGCATCCGCCTGTACCTGCAGCCGGTGCAGGACCTGACCATCGAAGACCGTGTCGCCCGCACCCAGTACCAGTTCACCCTGCAGGACGCCGACCCCGAGGTGCTCGCCGAGTGGGTGCCGAAACTGGTGGATCGCCTGGAGCAGTTGCCAGAGCTGGCCGACGTCGCCAGCGACTGGCAGGACAAGGGCCTGCAGGCCTACATCAACATCGACCGCGACACCGCCTCGCGCCTGGGTGTGAGCCTGTCGAGCATCGACAGCGTGCTGTACAACGCCTTCGGCCAGCGGCTGATCTCCACCATTTTCACCCAGGCCACCCAGTACCGCGTGGTGCTGGAAGTGGCGCCGCAATTCCAGATCGGCCCGCAGTCGCTGGACAACCTCTACGTACCCGCCAGCGACGGCACCCAGGTGCGCCTGTCGAGCCTGGCGAAGGTCGAGGAGCGCCACACCCTGCTGGCGGTCAACCACATCGCCCAGTTCCCGGCCGCGACCATCTCCTTCAACCTGGCCAAGGGCGTCGCCCTGGGCGAGGCGGTGCAGGCGATCCGCGACGTCGAGGCGCAGATGGAGCTGCCGGTGAGCCTGCAAGGCAGCTTCCGTGGCGCGGCGCAGGCGTTCGAGTCGTCGCTGTCGAACACCCTGCTGCTGGTGCTGGCGTCCATCGTCACCATGTACATCGTGCTGGGCATCCTCTACGAGAGCTTCATCCACCCGGTGACCATCCTTTCCACGCTGCCCTCGGCGGGCGTGGGCGCGTTGCTGGCGCTGATGCTGGCGGGGCAGGACATTGGCATCGTGGCGATCATCGGCATCATCCTGCTGATCGGCATCGTGAAGAAGAACGCGATCATGATGATCGACTTCGCCCTGGACGCCGAACGCAACGAGGGTAAGCCGCCCCATGAGGCCATCTACCAGGCCTGCCTGTTGCGCTTCCGTCCGATCCTGATGACCACGATGGCCGCGCTGCTCGGTGCGCTGCCGCTGATGCTCGCCGGCGGCGCCGGCGCCGAACTGCGCCAGCCGCTGGGTGTAACCATGGTTGGCGGGCTGCTGCTGAGCCAGTTGCTGACCCTGTTCACCACCCCGGTGATCTACCTGTACTTCGACCGCCTCGCCGCGCGCTGGGCGGACTGGCGCGGCCGCCATGGCCTTGACGTGAACAGCATCGACCCGGCGGAGCGCGGGTGA
- a CDS encoding C40 family peptidase: MPGDVRRTVDTHRIVARAHELIGEPYRWGGKSLEEGFDCSGLLVYLYGSIANRKLPRTTASMIAQRGNAVGREELRPGDAVFFNHNGSGRTSHVGLYIGDNRFIHAPSTGKTIRIDSLDNGYWQRSYTTARRFSG, from the coding sequence ATCCCTGGCGACGTCCGGCGCACCGTCGACACACACCGCATCGTCGCCCGCGCCCATGAACTGATCGGCGAACCCTATCGCTGGGGTGGCAAGAGCCTGGAGGAAGGTTTCGATTGCAGCGGTCTGCTGGTCTACCTGTACGGCAGCATCGCCAACCGCAAGCTGCCGCGCACCACCGCGTCAATGATCGCCCAGCGCGGCAATGCAGTCGGTCGTGAGGAGCTGCGTCCAGGCGATGCGGTGTTCTTCAACCACAACGGCAGTGGGCGGACCAGCCACGTCGGCCTGTACATCGGCGACAACCGATTCATCCATGCGCCGAGCACTGGCAAGACCATTCGCATCGATTCGCTGGACAACGGTTACTGGCAGCGCAGCTACACCACGGCACGGCGGTTCAGCGGGTGA
- the tpx gene encoding thiol peroxidase, which yields MAQVTLKGNPVSVDGKLPQKGEQAPALKLVAGDLSDVTLETYAGKRKVLNIFPSVDTPTCATSVRKFNAEASKLANTVVLCVSADLPFAQARFCGAEGLENVVNLSTLRGREFLANYGVAISSGPLVGLAARAVVVLDEQNKVLHSELVGEIADEPNYAAAIAALN from the coding sequence ATGGCTCAAGTCACCCTCAAGGGCAATCCGGTTTCCGTCGATGGCAAGCTGCCGCAGAAAGGCGAGCAGGCTCCGGCTCTCAAGCTGGTCGCCGGCGACCTCTCCGACGTCACCCTGGAAACCTACGCCGGCAAGCGCAAGGTGCTGAACATCTTCCCCAGCGTCGACACCCCGACCTGCGCCACCTCCGTGCGCAAGTTCAACGCCGAGGCGAGCAAGCTGGCCAACACCGTGGTGCTGTGCGTTTCCGCCGACCTGCCGTTCGCCCAGGCGCGCTTCTGCGGCGCCGAAGGCCTGGAGAACGTGGTCAACCTGTCCACCCTGCGTGGCCGTGAGTTCCTCGCCAACTACGGCGTGGCCATCTCCAGCGGCCCGCTGGTTGGCCTGGCTGCCCGCGCCGTCGTGGTGCTGGACGAGCAGAACAAGGTGCTGCACAGCGAGCTGGTTGGCGAAATCGCCGACGAGCCGAACTACGCCGCCGCCATCGCCGCCCTGAACTGA
- a CDS encoding multidrug efflux RND transporter permease subunit codes for MNLSRPFILRPVATSLLTLALMLAGILSFGLLPVAPLPNVDFPTILVQAAMPGASPETMASTVATPLERALGRIAGVTDMTSSSSLGNTTIIVQFDLSKDIDGAAREVQSAINAAASLLPTGMPNNPTYRKANPSDMPIMILTLTSDTYTRGQMYDLASTIVSPKLAQVKGVGQVSIGGSSLPAVRVDVNPDQLSQYGISLDSVRTAIDNTNADGPKGALEFGERHWQVDSNDQLRKASEYAPLIVHYNAETGAAVRLKDVAKVSDSVEDVRNAGFSDNLPAVLLIITRQPGANIIEATDAIHEQLPVIQDVLGPQVKLSVMDDRSPSIRSSLDEAELTLIISVMLVILVVYLFLRNGRATLIPSLAVPVSLVGTFAVMYLCGFSLNNLSLMALIIATGFVVDDAIVVVENIARRIEEGDPPLKAAIRGAREVSFTVLSMTLSLVAVFIPLLLMGGITGRLFREFSVTLAAAILVSLVVSLTLTPMLCARLLKPIERPQKASVARQSNRYFVAFMLRYRASLSWALEHSRLMVVIMLGCIALNVYLFVVVPKGFLPQQDSGRLRGFAVADQSISFQALDQKMAEFRKILSADPGVENVVGFVGGGKWQSSNTGSFFVTLKDIGERDSAEVIVNRLRKQLAKIPGATLYLQAGQDVRIGGRQSNAQYEFTLRSDDLALLREWGPKVEAVLNKVPQLVDVNSDAQDKGVQSRLVIDRDRAASLGVNVAEVDAVLNNSYGQRQVSTIFNPLNQYHVVMEVDQPYQESPEELRQVYVIGSDGQRVPLSAFAHVEPSRAPLTVNHQGQFAATTFSFNLAPGALIGPARDAVMAALEPLHLPIDIQATFEGNAGAVQDTQNNMPWLILLALVSVYIVLGILYESYVHPLTILSTLPSAGVGALLTLMLFRTELSLIALIGVILLIGIVKKNAIMMIDFALDAERTLGLSPRDAILEACMKRFRPIMMTTLAAILGALPLIFGVGGDAALRRPLGMTIVGGLIGSQLLTLYTTPVVYLYLDRLRHWVNKKRGVRTDGALETPV; via the coding sequence ATGAATCTGTCGCGCCCGTTCATCCTGCGCCCGGTCGCCACCAGCCTGCTGACCCTGGCGCTGATGCTGGCCGGCATCCTGTCCTTCGGCCTGCTGCCGGTGGCGCCGCTGCCCAACGTGGATTTCCCCACCATCCTGGTGCAGGCGGCGATGCCCGGCGCCAGTCCGGAAACCATGGCCTCCACCGTGGCAACGCCGCTGGAACGCGCGCTCGGACGCATCGCCGGGGTCACCGACATGACCTCCAGCAGCTCCTTGGGCAACACCACCATCATCGTGCAGTTCGACCTGTCCAAGGACATCGACGGCGCCGCGCGCGAGGTGCAGTCGGCGATCAACGCGGCGGCGAGCCTTTTGCCCACCGGCATGCCGAACAACCCGACGTACCGCAAGGCGAACCCGTCGGACATGCCGATCATGATCCTCACCCTGACCTCGGATACCTATACCCGTGGGCAGATGTATGACCTGGCCTCGACCATCGTGTCGCCCAAGCTGGCGCAGGTGAAGGGCGTGGGGCAGGTGAGCATTGGCGGCTCCTCGCTGCCGGCGGTGCGGGTCGACGTCAACCCGGACCAGCTCAGCCAGTACGGCATTTCCCTGGACAGCGTGCGCACCGCCATCGACAACACCAATGCCGACGGGCCGAAAGGTGCGCTGGAATTCGGCGAGCGGCACTGGCAGGTGGACTCCAACGACCAGCTGCGCAAGGCCAGCGAATATGCACCGCTGATCGTCCACTACAACGCCGAGACCGGCGCGGCGGTGCGCCTGAAGGACGTGGCGAAGGTGTCCGACTCGGTGGAAGACGTGCGTAACGCCGGCTTCTCCGACAACCTGCCGGCGGTGCTACTGATCATCACCCGCCAGCCGGGCGCCAACATCATCGAGGCCACCGACGCCATCCATGAGCAGTTGCCGGTGATCCAGGATGTGCTCGGCCCGCAGGTGAAGCTCTCGGTGATGGATGACCGCAGCCCGTCGATCCGCTCCTCGCTGGATGAGGCCGAACTGACCCTGATCATCTCGGTGATGCTGGTGATCCTGGTGGTCTACCTGTTCCTGCGCAACGGCCGCGCCACGCTCATCCCCAGCCTCGCGGTGCCGGTATCGCTGGTGGGCACCTTCGCGGTCATGTACCTGTGCGGCTTCTCGCTGAACAACCTGTCGCTGATGGCGCTGATCATCGCCACCGGCTTCGTGGTGGACGATGCCATCGTGGTGGTCGAGAACATCGCCCGGCGCATCGAGGAGGGCGACCCGCCGCTCAAGGCGGCCATTCGCGGTGCCCGCGAGGTGAGCTTCACCGTGCTGTCGATGACCCTGTCGCTGGTGGCGGTGTTCATCCCGCTGCTGCTGATGGGCGGCATCACCGGGCGGCTGTTCCGCGAGTTCTCGGTGACCCTGGCGGCGGCGATCCTGGTGTCGCTGGTGGTGTCCCTGACCCTCACGCCGATGCTCTGCGCGCGGCTGCTCAAGCCCATCGAACGACCGCAGAAGGCCTCGGTGGCACGCCAGAGCAACCGTTACTTCGTCGCCTTCATGCTGCGCTATCGCGCCAGCCTCAGCTGGGCGCTGGAGCATTCGCGGCTGATGGTGGTGATCATGCTCGGCTGCATCGCGCTGAACGTTTACCTGTTCGTGGTGGTGCCCAAGGGTTTCCTGCCGCAGCAGGACTCCGGACGGCTGCGTGGCTTTGCAGTGGCCGACCAGAGCATCTCGTTCCAGGCGCTGGACCAGAAGATGGCCGAGTTCCGCAAGATTCTCTCCGCCGATCCGGGGGTGGAGAACGTGGTGGGCTTCGTCGGCGGCGGCAAGTGGCAGTCGAGCAACACCGGCTCCTTCTTCGTCACCCTGAAGGACATCGGCGAGCGCGACTCGGCGGAGGTCATCGTCAACCGCCTGCGCAAGCAGCTGGCGAAGATTCCCGGCGCCACGCTCTACCTGCAGGCCGGCCAGGACGTGCGCATCGGCGGCCGGCAGAGCAACGCCCAGTACGAATTCACCCTGCGCAGCGACGACCTGGCCCTGCTGCGCGAGTGGGGGCCCAAGGTCGAGGCGGTGCTGAACAAGGTGCCGCAGTTGGTGGACGTCAACAGCGACGCCCAGGACAAGGGCGTGCAGAGCCGCCTGGTGATCGACCGCGACCGCGCCGCCAGCCTCGGGGTGAACGTCGCCGAGGTGGATGCGGTGCTGAACAACTCCTACGGCCAGCGCCAGGTCTCGACCATCTTCAACCCGCTGAACCAGTACCACGTGGTGATGGAGGTGGATCAGCCCTATCAGGAGTCGCCCGAGGAGCTTCGCCAGGTCTACGTGATCGGCAGCGATGGCCAGCGCGTGCCGCTGTCGGCCTTCGCTCATGTGGAGCCGAGCCGCGCGCCGCTGACGGTCAACCACCAGGGACAGTTCGCCGCGACCACCTTCTCCTTCAACCTGGCACCCGGCGCGCTGATCGGCCCGGCCCGCGACGCGGTGATGGCGGCGCTGGAGCCGCTGCACCTGCCCATCGACATCCAGGCCACCTTCGAAGGCAACGCCGGCGCGGTGCAGGACACCCAGAACAACATGCCCTGGCTGATCCTGCTGGCGCTGGTGTCGGTGTACATCGTGCTCGGCATCCTCTACGAGAGCTACGTGCACCCGCTGACCATCCTCTCGACGCTGCCTTCCGCCGGCGTCGGCGCGCTGCTCACGCTGATGCTGTTCCGCACCGAGCTGTCGCTGATCGCGCTGATCGGGGTAATCCTGCTGATCGGCATCGTGAAGAAGAACGCGATCATGATGATCGACTTCGCCCTCGACGCCGAACGTACTCTCGGGCTGTCGCCGCGCGACGCGATCCTGGAAGCCTGCATGAAGCGCTTCCGGCCAATCATGATGACCACCCTGGCCGCCATCTTGGGCGCGCTGCCGCTGATCTTCGGCGTCGGCGGCGATGCCGCGCTGCGCCGCCCGTTGGGCATGACCATCGTCGGCGGCCTGATCGGCAGCCAGTTGCTGACCCTGTACACCACCCCCGTCGTCTACCTCTACCTCGACCGCCTGCGCCATTGGGTCAACAAGAAGCGCGGCGTGCGTACCGACGGCGCCCTGGAGACACCCGTATGA
- a CDS encoding C40 family peptidase, with the protein MRPLLLLNMTLMVALAAPLCEAREPVIAPHGYKAAASLSRTSHAKVDKRNVPRLHRATARPLQAGVHDSQRTSNSRVVARARQLIGVPYRSGGTSVAGGFDCSGLLVYLFRTEAGTKLPRTTGEMIQAGGTRIGRDELKPGDAVFFNRNGRGRTSHVGLYIGNNQFIHAPSSGERIRQDSLDNSYWERSYTTARRFRG; encoded by the coding sequence ATGCGCCCGCTCCTTCTCCTGAACATGACCTTGATGGTCGCCCTCGCCGCTCCGCTATGCGAAGCCAGGGAACCTGTAATAGCCCCCCATGGCTACAAGGCTGCCGCCAGCCTGTCGCGCACCTCCCACGCCAAGGTGGACAAGCGTAATGTCCCTCGCCTGCACCGTGCGACCGCACGCCCTCTTCAGGCCGGGGTGCACGACAGCCAGCGTACCAGCAATTCCCGCGTGGTCGCCCGTGCCCGGCAGTTGATCGGCGTGCCCTACCGCAGTGGCGGCACCTCGGTGGCGGGCGGTTTCGACTGCAGCGGGCTGCTGGTCTACCTGTTCCGTACCGAGGCCGGCACGAAGCTGCCGCGTACGACCGGAGAAATGATCCAGGCTGGCGGCACGCGCATCGGCCGTGACGAACTCAAGCCGGGCGATGCCGTCTTCTTCAATCGCAACGGTCGCGGCCGCACCAGCCACGTCGGGTTGTACATCGGTAACAACCAGTTCATCCACGCGCCCAGCTCCGGCGAACGCATCCGCCAGGACTCCCTGGACAACAGCTACTGGGAGCGCAGCTACACCACCGCTCGCCGCTTCCGCGGCTGA
- a CDS encoding efflux transporter outer membrane subunit, protein MIRSRSLLPLVLAVALAGCAIGPDYQRPELTVPASFKEGEGWQLAKPQDGFNHGAWWELYGDATLNDLQTRLVAANQTLAQSVASYRQARALAKGARASFFPTISADAGKTRSGQGTGSGGSVRLPDGSTVASGGGGGISNSYDASLGVSWELDLWGKLRRQLEADTASMDASAADLAASRLSLQSELTQDYLQLRVMDRQIKLLNDTVVAYQRSLKLTENQYNAGIVTKADVAQARTQLKSTEAQAIDLKYQRAQLEHAIAVLVGVPPAQFSLAAVDAVPALPQVPALLPSELLQRRPDVASAERKVIAANAQIGVAKAAWFPDLTLTAAGGYRSGSFQNWIETPNRYWSIGPQFAMTLFDGGLIASQVEQAEASYDQTVASYRQTVLDSFREVEDYMVQLKVLEEESGVQQEALDAAREALRLTFNQYKAGTIDYSNVVTTQTSALSNERTLLTLQGSRLTASVQLIAALGGGWDAAKIAEEGQAVRD, encoded by the coding sequence ATGATCCGCTCTCGTTCCCTGCTTCCTTTGGTGCTGGCCGTGGCCCTGGCCGGTTGCGCCATCGGTCCGGACTACCAGCGCCCCGAGCTGACGGTCCCCGCCAGCTTCAAGGAGGGTGAGGGCTGGCAACTGGCCAAGCCCCAGGACGGCTTCAACCATGGTGCCTGGTGGGAACTGTATGGCGACGCCACGCTGAACGACCTGCAGACCCGCCTGGTCGCCGCCAACCAGACCCTGGCGCAGTCGGTGGCGTCCTACCGCCAGGCCCGCGCGCTGGCCAAGGGCGCGCGCGCCTCGTTCTTCCCCACCATCAGCGCCGATGCCGGCAAGACGCGTTCGGGCCAGGGCACCGGCAGCGGCGGCAGCGTGCGCCTGCCCGACGGCTCCACCGTGGCCAGCGGTGGCGGCGGTGGTATTTCCAACAGCTACGACGCCAGCCTCGGCGTGAGCTGGGAGCTGGACCTGTGGGGCAAGCTGCGCCGCCAGCTGGAAGCCGACACCGCGAGCATGGACGCCAGCGCCGCGGACCTGGCCGCCTCGCGCCTGTCCTTGCAGTCGGAGCTGACCCAGGACTACCTGCAACTGCGGGTGATGGACCGACAGATCAAGCTGCTCAACGACACCGTGGTCGCCTACCAGCGCTCGCTGAAGCTCACCGAGAACCAGTACAACGCCGGCATCGTCACCAAGGCCGACGTGGCCCAGGCGCGCACCCAACTGAAAAGCACCGAGGCCCAGGCTATCGACCTGAAATACCAGCGCGCCCAGCTGGAGCACGCCATCGCCGTGCTGGTCGGGGTGCCGCCGGCGCAGTTCTCCCTGGCCGCCGTGGACGCCGTCCCTGCGCTGCCGCAGGTACCGGCGCTGCTGCCGTCGGAGCTGTTGCAGCGTCGCCCGGACGTGGCCTCGGCCGAGCGCAAGGTGATCGCCGCCAATGCGCAGATTGGCGTGGCCAAGGCCGCCTGGTTCCCCGACCTGACCCTCACTGCCGCCGGCGGCTACCGCAGCGGCAGCTTCCAGAACTGGATCGAGACGCCCAACCGCTACTGGTCCATCGGCCCGCAGTTCGCCATGACCCTGTTTGACGGCGGCCTGATCGCCTCGCAGGTGGAGCAGGCCGAGGCCAGCTACGACCAGACCGTGGCCAGCTACCGGCAGACCGTGCTCGACAGCTTCCGCGAAGTGGAGGACTACATGGTCCAGCTCAAGGTGCTGGAAGAGGAGAGCGGCGTGCAGCAGGAAGCGCTGGACGCCGCCCGCGAGGCGCTGCGCCTGACCTTCAACCAGTACAAGGCCGGCACCATCGACTACAGCAACGTGGTCACCACCCAGACCAGCGCGCTGTCCAACGAGCGCACCCTGCTCACCCTGCAGGGCAGCCGGCTGACCGCCAGCGTGCAACTGATCGCCGCCCTGGGCGGTGGCTGGGATGCGGCGAAGATTGCCGAGGAAGGCCAGGCGGTACGGGACTGA
- a CDS encoding MdtA/MuxA family multidrug efflux RND transporter periplasmic adaptor subunit produces MTPSNGTPSKLRTLRPWLFTAIIFAGVVGLIMWLHSTSSGAPAAQGGGRGGRPGPGQMAAGQGAAVTVSVAPAVKGDLPVHYHALGTVTAYNTVNVRARVSGQLVKVPFQEGQEVKAGDVLAVIDPRPFQAALDQAQGTLLQNQAQLKNAQIDLARYKGLYAEDSIAKQTLDTQEALVRQYEGTLKTNQGQVSDAKLNLEFTQVRAPISGRVGLRQVDVGNLVTSGDTTPLVVITQVKPISVVFSLPQQQLGTIARELYSGKPVPVQALDRNQNQTLASGVLKTLDNQIDTTTGTVKLKAGFDNDDHKLFPNQFVNVRLLAETLQGVLTIPANAVQRGNDGTYVYLVGEEDKAKRQLVTLGTSENERVVVTEGLKEGDRVVVQGTDRLRDGMRMNIVASDEKAQEAADQAGDKSTAKPFGSDNPVQDSGKSE; encoded by the coding sequence ATGACCCCAAGCAATGGAACGCCCTCCAAACTCCGCACCCTGCGCCCCTGGCTCTTCACTGCGATCATCTTCGCCGGTGTGGTGGGGCTGATCATGTGGCTGCACTCGACGTCCAGCGGGGCGCCGGCAGCCCAGGGCGGCGGACGCGGCGGGCGGCCGGGCCCGGGGCAGATGGCGGCGGGGCAGGGCGCGGCGGTGACCGTCAGCGTTGCGCCCGCGGTCAAGGGTGACCTGCCGGTGCATTACCACGCCCTCGGCACCGTCACGGCCTACAACACGGTCAACGTCCGCGCGCGGGTCAGCGGCCAGCTGGTCAAGGTGCCGTTCCAGGAAGGTCAGGAAGTGAAGGCCGGCGATGTGCTCGCGGTGATCGACCCGCGTCCGTTCCAGGCCGCGCTGGATCAGGCCCAGGGCACGCTGCTGCAGAACCAGGCGCAATTGAAGAACGCGCAGATCGACCTCGCGCGCTACAAGGGCCTGTATGCCGAGGATTCCATCGCCAAGCAGACCCTGGACACCCAGGAAGCGCTGGTGCGCCAGTATGAAGGCACCCTGAAAACCAACCAGGGCCAGGTCAGCGACGCCAAGCTCAACCTCGAATTCACCCAGGTGCGCGCGCCCATCTCCGGCCGCGTCGGCCTGCGCCAGGTGGACGTGGGCAACCTGGTCACCTCCGGCGATACCACGCCGCTGGTGGTGATCACCCAGGTCAAGCCCATCTCCGTGGTGTTCAGCCTGCCGCAGCAGCAGCTCGGCACCATCGCCCGCGAGCTGTACAGCGGCAAGCCAGTGCCGGTGCAGGCGCTGGACCGCAACCAGAACCAGACCCTCGCCAGCGGCGTGCTCAAGACCCTGGACAACCAGATCGACACCACCACCGGCACGGTCAAGCTCAAGGCCGGTTTCGATAACGACGACCACAAGCTGTTCCCCAACCAGTTCGTCAACGTACGTTTGCTCGCCGAGACCCTGCAGGGCGTGCTGACCATCCCGGCCAACGCCGTGCAGCGCGGCAACGACGGCACCTACGTCTACCTGGTCGGGGAGGAGGACAAGGCCAAGCGCCAATTGGTTACCTTGGGCACCAGCGAGAACGAGCGCGTGGTGGTGACGGAGGGCCTGAAGGAGGGCGATCGCGTGGTCGTCCAGGGCACCGACCGCCTGCGCGACGGCATGCGCATGAACATCGTCGCCTCCGACGAAAAGGCTCAGGAGGCTGCCGATCAGGCCGGCGACAAGAGCACCGCCAAGCCGTTCGGCTCGGACAATCCGGTCCAGGACAGCGGTAAGAGCGAATGA
- a CDS encoding antibiotic biosynthesis monooxygenase has translation MIAKTPQPPYYAVVFTSLRSEQDDGYADTATHMLELAAEQEGFLGVESARGSDGLGITVSYWRDEAAIGRWRNLCEHRSAQQRGRRDWYDAFQVRVCRVERAYGFER, from the coding sequence ATGATCGCCAAGACACCCCAACCGCCCTATTACGCCGTGGTCTTCACCTCCCTGCGCAGCGAGCAGGACGACGGCTACGCCGACACCGCCACACACATGCTGGAACTGGCCGCCGAGCAGGAGGGTTTCCTCGGCGTCGAATCCGCTCGGGGCAGCGATGGACTCGGCATCACGGTGTCCTACTGGCGCGATGAAGCCGCCATCGGCCGCTGGCGAAACCTATGCGAGCACCGCAGCGCCCAGCAGCGAGGGCGGCGGGACTGGTACGACGCCTTCCAGGTACGGGTCTGCCGGGTCGAGCGCGCCTATGGCTTCGAACGCTGA